In Leuconostoc kimchii IMSNU 11154, the DNA window TCTCTTCACTGTTGAGAATATAATAACAACTTTATCAGAATATGTCAAATTTTTTTATTTTCAAATCACTATCCACCTAAATAAGCTTCCCGTACTTCATGAGATGCTAATAGCTCCTCACCCGTACCAGTTGAAAGAATTTTTCCACCTTCTAATACATAACCACGATCTGCTATTTTTAAAGCCTGGTTTGCATTTTGTTCGATTAGCAGTACTGTCACACCTGTATCTCTGATCTTTTGAATAATGTCAAAAATTTTTTGAATATACAGTGGCGCTAATCCCATCGACGGCTCATCCAATAAAATCATTTTCGGTTTTGCCATTAGTGCACGGCCAATGGCTAACATTTGCTGCTCACCACCTGATAGCGTAGCCGCATCCTGATGACGTCGTTCCTTTAAAATTGGAAATTGGTCGTAAACGACATCATAACCTGCATTGTTCTGACGCTTATTTGACACAGTAAAGGCACCCAGTTGCAAATTTTCCTGCACCGTCATGCCTGGGAACACTCGTCGACCTTCAGGCACTTGAACAATCCCGCAACGTACTCTTTTTTCAGATGGCATATGATTTACAATTTGATGATTGAAAAGGATACTGCCATCTGTTACTTTTTCTAATCCAGAAATTGTACGTAAAATGGTACTTTTCCCAGCACCATTTGCGCCAATTAAAGTGACGATTTCACCACGATTCACAACAAAATCAATCCCACGAACCGCTTTAATGGCACCATAATGAACACTTAAATGCGTTATTTTCAATAATTTTTCAGCCATCAACCCTCTTCTCCCAAATAAGCCCGAATAACTGCTGGGTTATTTTGAATTTCTTTTGGTGTACCAGTTGCCAAAACTTTCCCATACTCTAAAACGTATAAACGCTCACTAACTGCCATAACCAATTTCATATCATGCTCAATTAGGACAATTGTCATTTTAAATTGAATCTGAATTTGTTTAATCAATTCTGTTAGTTCTGCTGTCTCTTGTGGATTCATTCCTGCAGCAGGTTCATCTAAAAATAAAATTTTAGGTTTTGTCGCTAAGGCCCGAACAATTTCTAACCGACGTTGTTGACCATATGGCAACGTATTAGCCAACTCATCTGCTACGCCTGTCATACCAAATATCTTTAATAAAGACAATGCTTTCTGACGGTTTTGTGCCTCATTTCGATAAAATTTTGGCGTTCTTAAAATAGCCTGTAATGGATAAGATTGATTTTTAGCAGTCATCGCAATCAGTACATTTTCTATCACCGTTCTACTTTTAAATAGTCTAATATTTTGAAACGTGCGAGCAATACCTAATTGTGAACGTTTATAAGGCGATAGTTGATTAATTTGGGATAATTTATCATGATCATCAATAAACACATCACCAGATGTTGGCTTATAGACGCCCGTTAGTAAATTAAATAGTGTTGTTTTCCCCGCGCCGTTTGGTCCAATCAATCCGATAAGCTCATTGTCATGTGCCTCTATAGTCACCTTATCTACCGCTGTTACACCACCAAATTCAACACGTAACTCATGCGCCTTTAGAATGGTCTTTGTCATGGTCTCCTCCTGAATCAAACAACATTTTTTTTAACGAAAATTCTGATCTACCAAATAACCCCTGTGGTCTAAACAACATGACAACAATTAACACAACAGCATAAACAACCATACGTAATGAACCAAAATTTTGTAATATGACATCTAGTATACCTAAAGCAACCGCAGTTACTACGGTACCACTAATTGAACCAATACCACCCAATACCACAATAATTAATATAGTAATACTTTGCATAAATGTAAAGTCTTGCGGTGAAACAGATTGTATAAAACTGGCACGTAATCCGCCAGCAAGAGCAGCTAAAACTGCACCAAGAACAAAAGCAATTACTTTATACTTAGTGGTATTAATTCCTAGAGACTCTGCTGCAATTTCATTATCACGAACAGCTATAATAGCCCGACCTATCGGGCTTCTAACTAAATTGACAACGATAATAATTGTTAGCACAGCGAGTCCAAAAACAAGTGGCCAAGTAACGAAAGATGGAATGGCAAAAATACCAGCGGGTCCACGTGTGAATTTAAAATTCATAATTAAAATTCTAATAATTTCCGAAACGCCTAACGTAGCAATTGCTAAATAATCACCACGCAAACGTAATGTTGGTATGCCTACAATTAATGCTACTATACCACTCAACATCGCACCCACAAGGAGACTGATTATAAAACCAAATATTGTTGGTACTGATGTGACTATTAACGCTGTCGCGTAAGCACCAATAGCCATAAAACCTGCGTGGCCTAAAGAAAATTGCCCGGACATCCCAATAATTAAATTTAAACCAATTGCAGCAATCAAATTAATGCCAATTAACACAATAGTGGTTAACCCATAGGGACCAATGATATCAAACATCGTCATGACAACAATTAAAATGACAATCATTAGCGCTAAGGTAGCCCAACTTAACGTATATTTTATATGCGCTTTATCCATGAACTTACACCTTTTCCCGTTTGTTTTTACCCAAAATACCCGTTGGCTTGAACAATAAAACGACAATTAATATAGCATACACAATAGCATCTTTATAGTTCGATAGTCCAACTGCTTGTGTCATGGTTTCTAAAATACCGATTAGCCAACCACCTAAAGCTGCGCCAGGAATAATACCAATACCACCCAAAACTGCCGCTACGAACGCTTTAATACCTGGTGTCATCCCCATCAATGGATCAATATTATTATAATATAGACCAATCAATACACCACCAGCCGCAGCTAATGCTGATCCAATTGCAAAAGTAAATGAAATTGTACGATTAACATTAATACCCATTAATATTGCTGCCTCTTCATCAGCCGATACTGCACGCATAGCACGACCCATTTTTGTTTTTTTAACAATAATATTTAATAAAATCATTAGAATAATCGCAGTAGATATAATAATGATTTGAATATTAGATATTTGTAAACTACCAAAATGATACTGTATTGTTTTAATTGCTTGTGGAAATGATCTTTTATCAGATCCAAAAAGATAACTCATACCATTTTCCAGAAAAAATGATACACCTAAGGCTGAAATCAAAACAGCGATTCTTGGTGAATGCCGTAACGGCCGATAAGCAATAAATTCAATTAACATACCTAAAACAGCACAAATTGCCATCGATAAAATTAATGCAATAAAGAAATTCATATGCATCACGCGAAGAAAGAAATAACCAAAGTATGCCCCTAACATGTAGATATCACCATGTGCAAAGTTAATTAATTTAATGATGCCATAAACCATTGTATAGCCTAACGCTAGTAAGGCATACACACTTCCTAGTATCACACCATTGATTAATTGTTGAATTATCATTGACAAGATAGTCACCTATTATTTCACAACTGTAGCAGTTGAATCTTTTCCATTTTGAACACCCACCATAACAATTGATTTTTTCGGATTATGGAATTTATCCATTGTCATTTTACCTGTTGTGCCTTCAAAGTTTTTAATTTTAGCCAAACCATCTGTAATTTTAGCTTTATCAATTGATTTTTCATCTTCAATTGCTTGCTTAATCATGTAAACAGCATCATATGACAATGCGGTAAATTGGGATGGCTCTTGTTGATAGTCTTTACGGTAAGACTTCACAAAGGACTTAGCTGCATCAGTCGATAATGCTTTTGTTGAGAAGTGCGCTGCGTAATAAACATTACTTGTATTTTTATTACCAGCAATTTCAGCTAATTTGGGATCCCCTAATCCATCTGGTCCAATAACAGGCACTTCAATTCCCATATCACGAGCCTGTTTTAAAATAGCTCCCGCTTCAGTATAGTAACCATTAATTATAATGGCATCAAACTTTTTATTCTTAATTTTTGTTAAAATTGCTTGGAAATCTGTATCACCTGCTTGGTATGAATCGGTTTCAACAATATTACCTGTATATGCTTTTTTAAATGCTGCTGTGATACCTGTGCCATAATCTGAAGAATTATCTTGAAAAACAATAACATTCCTAGCTTTAATCGTATCTGTAGCAAATTGTGCCATCTTTGTACCTAAATATGAATTTTTAAATTGTGCACGGAAAATATAAGGCTGAACTGCGCCATTTTTTTGTACCGTAATACTATCAGCACCAGCTGTAGGTGATATCACTGGTGTCTTGCCTTTCGTTGCTGACGGTATAGCCGCTTGAACAGCAGAAGTCACAACTGGTCCAACAATAGCATTCACTTGGTTATTGTTAATCAAATTTGTAGTAACGGAAGCCGCTTCTGTGTTATCTGACTTACTGTCTTTGTTAACCATCTTGAATTTATAAGTTTTACCATTGACCTTAACACCGCCGGCAGCGTTAATGCGTTTAACAGCGAAGTTAGCCCCCTTCTGCTCAGCTTGGCCATAAGCCGAAACATTACCAGAGGTATCAAATACCCCACCAATTTTGACAATATTAGCTGTTTTATTGCCTGTTTTCTTCATCATACCAAAACCAATAACACCACCAATTACAACAACAAAGGCAACAACTATAGCAATAATTTTTTTCATATTTTCTCTCCAAATATCATTTAAACAAACACATTAAATCATTTCCAAATGCAACTGTTCTGGTTTTGCCCAACCCATCTTGCGCATCACTCGGTAACCCACAAATGACACAACAACTGGTACAATCACACCAACGCCCATATAAGCGGCAAACGCAATTGGATTTGATCCCGCCAAAGCCAAAGGTACGATAAACGAATTAAATCCAATACCCGCCATAGCAAATGGTGCTGTAACATGAAATACTATTGTGGCAATTGGTGCTGCAATAGCTGCACCAATCATTGGTGGGATAATCAATGCTGGATTTTTGGTCAAATTTGGAAATTGAATTTTTGGTGTCACAATGCCTTGTGCAATTGTTGCACCGATTTTATTCTCTTGAAATGACATGGCTGGAAAACCAACAAATACAGCTGTTGTTCCAATCAATATCGCACCAGCTGCCTGTGGTGACGTCACACCTGTTGCACCGATAGCAACAGCTAATGCCGCCGCAGATGCAGGTGTCATTGTTAATGCACCAAATACCATGGCAACAATTGCTGTCCCAATAATCGGATTAACTGAAACACTTGATGCAATGAATTGGCCAACTGCTACTAAGGCAGGTGTCGTAATCATCGCCAAGTAATAACCACTTACCGTACCAACAATTGTTGTTGCAGCCGGTACAATAACCATGTCCAATGGCGTTTTACCACTCAACCATTTGCCAAACAAGACGGCAATAATGGCTGCCATAACAGCTGATATTGGTTGCCCGGTTGTTATAATGGCTGAACCGGCAGCTTGTGTTCCAGCATAGCCTGTTGCCGTAACACCTTGCACAGCTGTATTACTAAAAAATACTGCGTTCGCTCCAACAGTTGAAGCAGCCATCGCACTAAACATAACCATTGTGTTTGTTTTCATTTGTGAGGCTACAGCTGCACCAAAAGCGGCTGGTAACATAATTTTTGTGATAGCACCCATCTGTACCATTGGTGCCCAGTTAATAAATCCAGCAATGGTTTGCAATAACAACCCCATGCCCAAAGTTACCAAAATGGCATTGGAAACTGCAGCTGATGTTTTATAAACAATATCACGAACAGATTCTTCTGCCTCACCAACTTTTTCTTGAATTGCTTCTTTACTGATTTGCGGTTCCTTATTGATTGCATTCTGTGCCATAATCCTAATCTCCTTTTTAATCACATCTCCAACTAAGCAGTGCAATCATTAGAGTACAATAAAGCGCCCCAACGATTGCTCGTTAGGGCGCTTTACACGCATTTTTCCTAACCAGCCACTATCCTTTTTAAAGTCTAGTAGCTGATCCTGCTCAAATAACAACCAACTAGACTCAAATGAGAAGAAGGTTGAGGAGGAGACGTGTGTTATTCATTTGTTTGAAATACGTTTTAGTCATGGTGACTCTCCTTGTTTGAGCAATTACTTGCTTGTTTCTTGATGATTAAAACTATACACAGGTTAATGAAAAATGTCAATACTTTTATAAAACTAATTTTAAGTCACTTATTCTAATTATTTACATTGTTCCAAATAAACGATCACCGGCATCCCCTAATCCAGGTACAATATAGCCATGTTCGTTTAACTTTTCATCTAATGACCCAGTGTAGATATCAACATCCGGATGTGCCTCCTGAACAGCTTTTACACCCTCAGGAGCCGAAACAAGTGTAATCAGTTTGATATGCTTGGCGCCACGTTTTTTAAGTGCAGAAATCGCATCTTTTGCTGATCCACCAGTTGCTAACATAGGATCAACCAATAAAACATCCCGTTGATCAATATCTTCCGGTAATTTAATGAAATATTCTACAGGTTCTAATGTTGCTTCATCACGATACATACCAATATGACCAATCTTAGCAGCAGGAATCAGTTGTAAAATGCCATCCACCATACCTAAACCTGCACGTAAAATTGGCACAACAGCTAATTTTTTACCAGCCAATTGCTTTTTAGTTGTTGTCGCAACAGGTGTTTCTACCACAACATCTTCTAACTGTAAATCGCGACTAGCTTCATAAGTCATTAGCATAGCGATTTCATCTACCAAAGCACGAAAATCTTTGGTACCCACTTTTTTATTGCGAATCATTGTCAGCTTATGCTGAATCAATGGATGATCCATTTCAACAAATTTTCCCATGATATTATAGATTATATTTGACAAAAGGCGACTATCTTAAGTTCATCAGCAGTTTATCAAGTATATTTCCTTTCAATTTTACTAACATCATTATATCAAAAAAGCGCCCTGCACGGGGCGCATCTGACAATCAATCGTGTGATATATTAACAGATACTTCTGAGTTAACACGATTATGCTGTTTTTGATTCGCATTTGAAAAAACATAAAAGCCACAACCAATTAACGTGCCTACTAAGGCTGGAACTATCCAACCAAATCCTAACGCTGAAAATGGGACATATTGATGATATGCCGCTACAACGCCCTGAACACCATGATTACCCATAAATGGTGAATTAGCAAGAGCATCCAATAACGCTGGTAGGACAACACCGGCCACAGCACCACGATATATCATGGTTGAACGATTAAAGTAGTTCGAAAATAACGACAATAAAATGAGTACCAAAGCAAATGGATACAATAACATTAATACAGGAACTGACCAGGCTACAATATTAGTCAAGCCTGCATTTGCAGTAACAAAAGAACCAAAAGCAATCAGTCGTAAAAACGATAGGTAGCTTATCTTAGGAAAAGCCAAATGCAAATCCTGTGCAAAAGACACAAACAATCCCATCGCTGTCGTAAATACAGCTAATGTCACCAATACACCTGTTAAAGCAGTACCAAAGTTACCTGCATAGTGAGTAATAATCTGAGCAAAAGCATCCCCACCATTTGCTGCAGGTTTGAATTGTCCTAAGCTTGAAACACCCAATAAAACTAAACTTGTATAGAAAACGCCTTCAATAACAATACTTAGTAACCCTGCTTTAGCCAATACCTTAGATACTTGATGGTCGCCAAAACCAAGTCCTCTCACAGCGTACACAACAGACACAGCCAATGCTAGCAAAGCTAAGCCATCCATCGTATTATACCCATCTAGTACACCCTGTAACCCAGCATTACTTTGGTATGCTGCATTAACAACCTGATGTGTGCCACCCATTGGCATAAAGAGTGCTACAAGTAATACAACAACTAATAAACCAATAAACAATGGATTCAAATATTTACCAATGTGTTTAGTTAGTTCAGCTTGTTTAACTGTTAAAAAGTAAGCTAATCCAAAGAATAAAGCAGAAAAAACTAGCATACCTACCTGTTGATGATCTGCTGATAAAAATGGTGCCACGCCCATTGAAAAAGCTGTTGCTGCCGTACGAGGTGTGCCAAAAAATGGCCCAATAGTAAGATGAATCACAACTAAGAATAATAAGCCAAACCAATGTCCAACGGGTTTTGCCATATCGTACACGCTTCGACTGCGCGTGACACTAACAGCTAACATAGCTAGAAACGGTACAATAGTTCCCGTCACTAAGAACCCTAAAGTTGCAGGAATCCAGTTTCCACCAGCCAGTTGACCTAATTGTACTGGAAAAATCAGATTACCAGCACCGAAAAACATCCCAAAAATTAATGAAGCTATCAAAAGCAATTGACGCCATGTCAGTTTTTTATCAACCATTATTTATTCTCCTCAACCTGGAGAACGACTGTACCAAATTCCCCTGTGAAATCCACACGCCATTCTCCTGCACTTAAACGTGGTGGTAATAAGAACGTTCCCGTAGATGCTTGCGTTCCCGCCAAAAATGGCTTACCTTGTTCTGCTAACTTAGCAACTAGCCATTCTAATGATGCTACTGGATTGCCCAATACCTCACTTCCTTCTCCTTGTCCAACCTGTTTACCATCATAGATCAACGTAGCACTGACATTTGCCAATTCGTCAACAGTTAATGTATCCCCATCTCGAGGCGTGCCTGAAACAACAGCACCACCTACAGCTGTATCACTTAATACTAAGTACTTGTCTAGTTTTGGAAACCACGACTTAAAACGCGCATCAGGAACTTCTAAAGCCGGCGCCACTGTTGTATTTTTTAGTAATGCTTCTTTTGACATATCCGTTGTTAAATTCACTTTAGCAGTAAATATCAACTCCACTTCAACTAGTGGTTCATTATATGACGCTAAATCTAAGACATACGGTGATTTCACAAAACGATTAGCCACTTGTGCACCATATAATGGTGCATCTGATGCAAACAGATTCTGCGTTTCAGGAGAAGTCAGCGATACTTTATAGCCTGCTGTTTTTTCATTTTTCAATGCCATAACTGCGTCTTGTACCTCATATGCCGTGTCAAAATCTTGTACGACATTGACGTAATCGTCTTGATCTAATGGGACATTATCTTTGAATGCCTCAAACAAACTTTGCGCAAGCTTTTGTTGTTCTAATGTTAATGTCATAATATTCTCCCACGAAATAAAACAAAAAAAGAGACAAGCTGCTTTTAAAAAGCAGCTTGTCTCTTTGACAATTATCAGCTGCCCATCAAATGATTGATAGGCACCCAAAATTATCAGCACCTATCACGAAATAATGATAATGCTGATAATAATTTGTGTTGTTGTGTTAACTGATGTTGTCATTTGTTTATCTCTTTTTTTATTTAATATATTTATTAAAACATACTAATTAAAAATTGTCAATAATTAATTAAAATCACAGAATTAATTATCCTTTAATCCCAGAATTTTCGGCTAATGGCACTAAAATTTTGCCAATAATTGTAACTAAAATAGCCCCTGTAATCACTTCAAATATACCATTGAATGCAACAATACTAACTAACCACCCTAAAATATTTTCTGTTGGTACGCCCGTAAAATTAGTATGCATCACTGTAAAACCAACCGCCGTTGACAAGACAACGCCAACAGTATTAAGTAATGCGGCTAATGCTCCCAAAGAAGCTAAGCCGAAAACTTGTATTCTAGCACTTTTCCCGCGCAGTAACTGATTAAATAACCAACCAATTAAAAATCCCATTAAAAGACGCGGCACAATTGCTGTAATTGGATTTTGAAATATGAGAGAACCGATAGTCCCTGGCGTTGACCATGCTTGCCATAGCGTTATTAACCCCCAAAACGCACCCATGAACGCACCCCAACGCGCGCCTAAAATAATTGCTGCAATGGCCACCGTAAATTGAATAATTGTTGGCGCAGCCCCAACAATAAAGGCACCTAGTGGAATGTAACCTAACCATGGGACAACAACTTGTATTATCACAATAGCCATAAAAAAAATTGCCATTACTAAATATTTTGTTCGATTATTTGTCATCGTATATTTCCTTATTAAAAATTAAGATCGTATTGACCAGTTGCGTTATTGCTTGTTTTTAAATCAATTTACGGTATAATAAAATAGTTCGCACTAATAGTTTAACGGGATAAAACGGGGACCTCCTAAGTCTTTGCTCCCAGTTCGAGTCTGGGTTAGTGCATCATATAATATTTCCCCTCATCAGCCGTTAATCCCTGATCGTTGAGCGATTGGCAGCAAAATATTACCTATAAGCATCACTAATATAAATCCAACAATCATTTCAAAAATTGCATTGAAAGACACAATACCGACTAACCAATTTAAAAGATTGTGGTCAGGAATACCGGTAAAATTAGTATGCATCATCGTAAATCCAATAACTGTTAAGATAACCACACCAATTGTATTAATTAAGGCAGCTAATACACCCAAAATTCCTAGCCCAAGTGTTTGAACTGCGGCTGAACGATTACGTAAAAATAAATTAAATAACACACCAATTAATAAACCAACTAAAATACGTGGCAGCAGTGCAGTAACTGGATTTTGAAACATTAATGAACCAATGGTCCCTGGATGTGTTAACGCATTAATGAATGACAGGCTCCCCCAAAAAAAGCCAACAATGGCGCCGTACTTTGGGCCGAGTAAAATACCAGATAATGCTACTGTAAATTGTATAATCGTTGCACTAGCGCCAACAACAAACGCTCCTAAGGGCATAACCCCCAACCACGGCACAATCATTTGAACCAACACAATAGCAACAAATAATGTTGTAATAATGTAATACTTCGTTTTTCGGTTTGTCATGACCCTTATATCGGTCACTCGTAATGATGAGAACCGCTCCTCTTATTTGATAATTATATTGTATCTTAATCAGTAGGTTAAACACAATCAAAAAAAGTCGTAAGGATGGTTACTAACTCGGATTAGTCAGTTTATGGCTAACCACAATCAGTTATCTTTCAATAGCGTTTCAGCCATCTTCAGTATATTATCGCCATTCATCGTACCATAATCTATCATATTCATCACAGCCATGGGTATCTTATGAATATCAGTTTGGTTCTTAACCTCATCTTTTAAATACGAAACTTGAGGTCCTAACAGTACAACATCAGGTTGCGTATCATTTAATTTTCCCGCAACATCCGACAGAGCCACCGCAAATATTTCGTAATCTTTTCCTTGATTAGCCGCTGATTTTTTCATATTAGCCACTAAAAGTGATGTTGACATACCAGCAGCACAAACTAACATAACGCGTTTTGTTGCCATAAAGTTTTTCTCCTTAAATGTCTAGCATGCTTTCCTACTACTATTATACCGCTAATTGTATTTGCTTATGTGAGCGTTTTCTTTTTAAGAAAACTAATGGCAATAAAAAATGTTATTGTAGAGTGACTATACAATAACATTTTTTATTACTTTGATTAGCAGACAAATAGCTACGTTATTCTAAGCCTTCCGTTAGGGCTTCAGGATAAAACTCACGTACGATGTCGGCCTCATGTTGAGATAATTCAGGGAATGCCGCATCAGCACCCAAATCCTCGTGGAACATACGATCACGCGGTGATACCCCACCAATTGCATGTTTAACATCAATTAATATACCGTCATATGACTTAACATCGGTCGGCGCTTTTTCAACATCAACAATGTACAATTGAGAAACCATAAGCAATAGACGCACATCTGCATTCAAATTTTGTAATAAATCGTTTTGTTCAGA includes these proteins:
- the upp gene encoding uracil phosphoribosyltransferase, whose product is MGKFVEMDHPLIQHKLTMIRNKKVGTKDFRALVDEIAMLMTYEASRDLQLEDVVVETPVATTTKKQLAGKKLAVVPILRAGLGMVDGILQLIPAAKIGHIGMYRDEATLEPVEYFIKLPEDIDQRDVLLVDPMLATGGSAKDAISALKKRGAKHIKLITLVSAPEGVKAVQEAHPDVDIYTGSLDEKLNEHGYIVPGLGDAGDRLFGTM
- a CDS encoding ABC transporter substrate-binding protein, giving the protein MKKIIAIVVAFVVVIGGVIGFGMMKKTGNKTANIVKIGGVFDTSGNVSAYGQAEQKGANFAVKRINAAGGVKVNGKTYKFKMVNKDSKSDNTEAASVTTNLINNNQVNAIVGPVVTSAVQAAIPSATKGKTPVISPTAGADSITVQKNGAVQPYIFRAQFKNSYLGTKMAQFATDTIKARNVIVFQDNSSDYGTGITAAFKKAYTGNIVETDSYQAGDTDFQAILTKIKNKKFDAIIINGYYTEAGAILKQARDMGIEVPVIGPDGLGDPKLAEIAGNKNTSNVYYAAHFSTKALSTDAAKSFVKSYRKDYQQEPSQFTALSYDAVYMIKQAIEDEKSIDKAKITDGLAKIKNFEGTTGKMTMDKFHNPKKSIVMVGVQNGKDSTATVVK
- a CDS encoding ECF transporter S component, producing the protein MTNRKTKYYIITTLFVAIVLVQMIVPWLGVMPLGAFVVGASATIIQFTVALSGILLGPKYGAIVGFFWGSLSFINALTHPGTIGSLMFQNPVTALLPRILVGLLIGVLFNLFLRNRSAAVQTLGLGILGVLAALINTIGVVILTVIGFTMMHTNFTGIPDHNLLNWLVGIVSFNAIFEMIVGFILVMLIGNILLPIAQRSGING
- a CDS encoding PTS transporter subunit IIC — translated: MAQNAINKEPQISKEAIQEKVGEAEESVRDIVYKTSAAVSNAILVTLGMGLLLQTIAGFINWAPMVQMGAITKIMLPAAFGAAVASQMKTNTMVMFSAMAASTVGANAVFFSNTAVQGVTATGYAGTQAAGSAIITTGQPISAVMAAIIAVLFGKWLSGKTPLDMVIVPAATTIVGTVSGYYLAMITTPALVAVGQFIASSVSVNPIIGTAIVAMVFGALTMTPASAAALAVAIGATGVTSPQAAGAILIGTTAVFVGFPAMSFQENKIGATIAQGIVTPKIQFPNLTKNPALIIPPMIGAAIAAPIATIVFHVTAPFAMAGIGFNSFIVPLALAGSNPIAFAAYMGVGVIVPVVVSFVGYRVMRKMGWAKPEQLHLEMI
- a CDS encoding PTS sugar transporter subunit IIB, encoding MATKRVMLVCAAGMSTSLLVANMKKSAANQGKDYEIFAVALSDVAGKLNDTQPDVVLLGPQVSYLKDEVKNQTDIHKIPMAVMNMIDYGTMNGDNILKMAETLLKDN
- a CDS encoding branched-chain amino acid ABC transporter permease → MDKAHIKYTLSWATLALMIVILIVVMTMFDIIGPYGLTTIVLIGINLIAAIGLNLIIGMSGQFSLGHAGFMAIGAYATALIVTSVPTIFGFIISLLVGAMLSGIVALIVGIPTLRLRGDYLAIATLGVSEIIRILIMNFKFTRGPAGIFAIPSFVTWPLVFGLAVLTIIIVVNLVRSPIGRAIIAVRDNEIAAESLGINTTKYKVIAFVLGAVLAALAGGLRASFIQSVSPQDFTFMQSITILIIVVLGGIGSISGTVVTAVALGILDVILQNFGSLRMVVYAVVLIVVMLFRPQGLFGRSEFSLKKMLFDSGGDHDKDHSKGA
- a CDS encoding ECF transporter S component: MTNNRTKYLVMAIFFMAIVIIQVVVPWLGYIPLGAFIVGAAPTIIQFTVAIAAIILGARWGAFMGAFWGLITLWQAWSTPGTIGSLIFQNPITAIVPRLLMGFLIGWLFNQLLRGKSARIQVFGLASLGALAALLNTVGVVLSTAVGFTVMHTNFTGVPTENILGWLVSIVAFNGIFEVITGAILVTIIGKILVPLAENSGIKG
- the brnQ gene encoding branched-chain amino acid transport system II carrier protein, whose product is MVDKKLTWRQLLLIASLIFGMFFGAGNLIFPVQLGQLAGGNWIPATLGFLVTGTIVPFLAMLAVSVTRSRSVYDMAKPVGHWFGLLFLVVIHLTIGPFFGTPRTAATAFSMGVAPFLSADHQQVGMLVFSALFFGLAYFLTVKQAELTKHIGKYLNPLFIGLLVVVLLVALFMPMGGTHQVVNAAYQSNAGLQGVLDGYNTMDGLALLALAVSVVYAVRGLGFGDHQVSKVLAKAGLLSIVIEGVFYTSLVLLGVSSLGQFKPAANGGDAFAQIITHYAGNFGTALTGVLVTLAVFTTAMGLFVSFAQDLHLAFPKISYLSFLRLIAFGSFVTANAGLTNIVAWSVPVLMLLYPFALVLILLSLFSNYFNRSTMIYRGAVAGVVLPALLDALANSPFMGNHGVQGVVAAYHQYVPFSALGFGWIVPALVGTLIGCGFYVFSNANQKQHNRVNSEVSVNISHD
- a CDS encoding branched-chain amino acid ABC transporter permease; amino-acid sequence: MSMIIQQLINGVILGSVYALLALGYTMVYGIIKLINFAHGDIYMLGAYFGYFFLRVMHMNFFIALILSMAICAVLGMLIEFIAYRPLRHSPRIAVLISALGVSFFLENGMSYLFGSDKRSFPQAIKTIQYHFGSLQISNIQIIIISTAIILMILLNIIVKKTKMGRAMRAVSADEEAAILMGINVNRTISFTFAIGSALAAAGGVLIGLYYNNIDPLMGMTPGIKAFVAAVLGGIGIIPGAALGGWLIGILETMTQAVGLSNYKDAIVYAILIVVLLFKPTGILGKNKREKV
- a CDS encoding ABC transporter ATP-binding protein gives rise to the protein MTKTILKAHELRVEFGGVTAVDKVTIEAHDNELIGLIGPNGAGKTTLFNLLTGVYKPTSGDVFIDDHDKLSQINQLSPYKRSQLGIARTFQNIRLFKSRTVIENVLIAMTAKNQSYPLQAILRTPKFYRNEAQNRQKALSLLKIFGMTGVADELANTLPYGQQRRLEIVRALATKPKILFLDEPAAGMNPQETAELTELIKQIQIQFKMTIVLIEHDMKLVMAVSERLYVLEYGKVLATGTPKEIQNNPAVIRAYLGEEG
- a CDS encoding ABC transporter ATP-binding protein; this translates as MAEKLLKITHLSVHYGAIKAVRGIDFVVNRGEIVTLIGANGAGKSTILRTISGLEKVTDGSILFNHQIVNHMPSEKRVRCGIVQVPEGRRVFPGMTVQENLQLGAFTVSNKRQNNAGYDVVYDQFPILKERRHQDAATLSGGEQQMLAIGRALMAKPKMILLDEPSMGLAPLYIQKIFDIIQKIRDTGVTVLLIEQNANQALKIADRGYVLEGGKILSTGTGEELLASHEVREAYLGG
- a CDS encoding 2-keto-4-pentenoate hydratase; the protein is MTLTLEQQKLAQSLFEAFKDNVPLDQDDYVNVVQDFDTAYEVQDAVMALKNEKTAGYKVSLTSPETQNLFASDAPLYGAQVANRFVKSPYVLDLASYNEPLVEVELIFTAKVNLTTDMSKEALLKNTTVAPALEVPDARFKSWFPKLDKYLVLSDTAVGGAVVSGTPRDGDTLTVDELANVSATLIYDGKQVGQGEGSEVLGNPVASLEWLVAKLAEQGKPFLAGTQASTGTFLLPPRLSAGEWRVDFTGEFGTVVLQVEENK